The Bacillota bacterium genomic sequence GTCAAAGATCAAATTTATTTGCTTGGAGCTAACTAATATAACTCTATAGTACAAGGAGGTTAAGTGATATGCCCATCTTTGAAGAATTGGCGAAAAGTGTTGTCAATGGGGATGTGGAAAGAGTCAGGGAATTAACACGGCAGGCTATTACCGCCGGAGAAGACCCGCTTGAAGTGATCAACAATGGCCTCATTGTCGGGATGAACATCGTGGGACCGCGTTTTAAGGCCGGCGAAATGTTTATTCCCGAGGTACTCATGTGTGCCCGGGCGATGCAAGCGGGAATGGAGTTGCTCAAACCGCTCCTCGTGGGGCAGGACGTTCCCGTCATCGGCAAAGTAGTACTGGGTACCGTCAAAGACGACCTCCACGATATCGGGAAGAACCTGGTGGCCATGATGCTTGAAAGCAGCGGTTTTACCGTCATCAACCTCGGAGTCAATATCAGCCCGGAACAGTTTGTGGAGGCCACGAAAGAGAATCAACCGGACATTGTCGGTATGTCCGCTTTGCTGACGACAACAATGGAAATGATGAGGAATACAATCGAAGCCTTGAAAGAAGCCAATCTAAGGGAGCAGGTAAAAGTCATCATAGGCGGTGCCCCGGTGTCACAGGAATTTGCATATGAAATCGGGGCCGACGGGTATGCCCCCGACGCCGCCTCGGCGGTCGAACTCTGCAAGAAACTGCTTGGAAAATAGAAGGTATTATGGTGGAAGTCATGAGGAAGACCGGAACCATCAGACAAGAGGGAACTTCCCAAAGAATAACCGCAGAAATGGAGATCGCTTCCCGGCACTTCGGCCGCACGGATAATGCTTTTTTTATCCACGCCCTGCAGGTACTGCCGGTCAGGTACTCCTCTCGCGCAGTACCCGAAGGCTTGCTGCAGTTATCTAAAGGGTGATTTATAGGAATCAGAGATCACGACTAAGGAGGGAGAAAAGATGCTCATTAAAAAGCCTGACGGTTCGTATGTTTTCGGATTCTGGAGTGAGGGTCAAATCCGTGCCCTACACCTGGCATCACTTGAAATCCTGGAGCGCGTCGGCGTCAGGGTGCAAGATAGTGAAGCCTTGAGGATTTTTGCAGAAGCCGGCGCGTTCGTAGATGGTGACCTTGTAAGGATTCCCGCCGGAATGGTCAGGGATGCGCTCTCCGGTCCTCCGGAAAGGGTTGTTCTCGCCGACCGGAATGGCTCCCGAAAGGTGTACTTAGAACCGGGGAAGATCAGCTTTGGAGCCGGGTGCGGACAGCCTTACTTCATGGATCCCCAGAGCAGGGAAATCAGGCTGGCGGAGGAAAAGGATGCCGAAAAAATGGCAGCAATGGCGCAGTACGCCCCCAACATCGATTTCGTTGCTTGCCTTGCCGGCAGCCGTGGCAGCTTGGCCGATCTGTGCTGCTTCCGGGCGGTGCGCGCCTGTTGTATAAAACCGGTTGTTGTGAGGGCTGCTAGTTCCAATAACATGAGAATTCTGCTGGAAATGGCTGCTGCCTCTGCCGCGGGAGGCCGTGACGGTTTGCGCAGGAACCCGTCCCTTGCTTTCGTCTTAAAGGGAGAACCTCCGCTTATTTATGACGCGGAAACCACCCGGCAGATCTTCCTGGCCGCAGAGAACGGTATCCCGGTGGTCTTCGCGCCAGTGATAATCCCTGGAAAGACGGCACCAGCTAAGATCATCGGTTCGCTGGCTTTGGGGAATGCCGCCGTCCTATCGGGACTCGTGCTGCACCAGCTCAAGCACTGGGGTGCTCCTTTCATCTATGGGATAGAGTTTGCTTTCTGTGAAGGTGAACACAGCTCAGCAGCCGGCCCTGAAGTAGCAATGATGCAAGCCCTTGCAGCACAGATCGCTCAGTTCTACGGATTGCCGGCGTGGGGTAGCTACGGAACGACGGATTCGTTTGCAGTTGACGCCCAAGCCGGGGCAGAGGCAATTTTTTTCACCTTGGTGGCCGCACTGGGAGGAGCAAATCTGGCGTTCGGCGGCGGCGAACTCGGCTCAGGCACCGTAGGGAGCCCGGCAAAAGTTCTCTTCGACGACGAGTGCATCTCCTTCACGAAGCACTTTTTGAAGGGAATTGAATTGAGCGAGGAGACTCTTGCACTCGAGGTAATTGAGAGGGTTGGCCCTGGCGGCAGCTTCCTCGCCGAGGAACATACCTTCAGGTATTTCAAAAAGGAAACATGGTACCCGAGCTTTCTGAATAGAAAACCTCTAAAGACTTGGCTCGAAGAAGGAATAATTAAGACGATCGCCGACTTGGTCTCGGATAGAGCTGCAGAGGTGCTTGAGACCTTTAATGTCGAAAAATTACCCGATTCCGTGCTGGCTGAGATGGACAGGATTATCGATAAAGCCGGTGACGGGACCCTTTATACGGGAGGCAATTGAAATGTTGTTAGAACCCAAGGTCTTTACAGATAAGCAAATTGAGGAACTGCATTCAAAAACGCTCGACTTACTTGAGACCATGGGGGTCACCTTCCACCACCGGGAGTCAAGAGAGCTACTTGCCCGACACGGAGCTGAAGTAGATGGAAGCGTCGTTAAAATCCCGGCCAGACTGGTCGAAGAAGCACTCTCGCTCGCCCCGAGCGAGTTTACGCTTATCGCAAGAAACCGCGACCGGTCTGTCCGAATTGGGAACGGATCTCTAGTCTTCGTCCCCACGGGAGGTGAGGTTTACGTCCACGATATAAAAAATGGCCGCAGACCGGGCACCCTACAAGACCTGATCAATTTTATCAAACTAGAACAGAGCAGCGAACACATCGAAATCTCCGACGCTTCCATCGTGGACCCGGCTGACCTGAGAGGAGACGCGAAGGTTTGTATCTCCATGTTGGAGTGCATCAGGAACAGCGACAAGCCGCTTGAAGGGATGTCGGACGGACGCAGGCAATCCGAGATATGCCTTGAGATGGCCAGGATTGCCACAGAACCGGCTGACGGTGAATTTTTTATCATTGCCATCGTTAACAGCTTTTCGCCTATGGGATGGGACAATAGCATGCTGGAGGCGATCCACACGTACGCGGGTGCTGGGCAGCCAGTTGTAGTTACCGCCTGCTCAATGGCAGGGCTGACATCCCCCGCCAGCCTGGCTGGTACCCTTGTCCAGAACAACGCCGAAATCCTCGCCGGCATCGTGTTGGCCGAGCTGATCAAACCGGGAACTCCAGTGGTATATGGAAACACGTCCTCAATTGCCGATATGAAAACCACAATTCTCTGTACTGGTGCGCCGGAGAATGCGCTGATACTAACAGCTGCTTGTCAACTTGCCCGTTATTACAAACTGCCCTTCCGGGGAGGCGGAGGCCTAACTGACGCCAAGGTAGTCGATGTCCAGGCAGGAATCGAAGCAACAACAAATTTGTTGTTCACCTTTGCCAACAAGGTAGACTACGTTTTACACGGCCTGGGCATGGTGGACTCCTTCCTCACCGTGAGTTATGAAAAGTGGATCGTCGATGATGAGATCTGCGGGAGAATCAAAAGGTTGCTGCGGGGGATCGAGAGCCTGACGGATGATGATATTCAAAGCATCCGGGAAACGGGGTTCGCAGGCAATTTCCTGGAGCATCCCAGCACTATTACCCGATTTAGAACAGAATTTTACACCCCAGTTGTTAGCGATCGCACCAACTGGAGCACCTGGTCTGCCAGCGGGAAATCTGTCCTGGATAGCGCCCACGAGACCTGGAAAAAGCGCCTTGCCGAGTTCGTTGCTCCCGATCTTCCCAAAGCAATAGAAAAGTCCTTACTGGCCTACATTGAAAAAGAGTGCCGCTAGTTTTGGGGAAGAAAGATTCTAAAGATTCTAGTTTTGGGGAGGGAAGATTTTTGATCACTACTAAAAAATTCAACGGTTTTCCATTTTACCGGATATGGTCGGAAGACCAGATTGAACAACTGCACCTGGCGTCGTTGGCGATTCTGGAGCAAACCGGAGTGCTTGTCCAGGAACCTCAGTCTTTAAAGTTGCTGAAAGAGGCTGGAGCATACGTAGACGGGGAAAGGGTGAAGATTCCGCCAACTCTTGTGGAAAGCGCGATCAGAAGCGCTCCGGAGCGTATCAGCCTCTATTCTAAGGACGGCCGGACGGTACTACCGCTGGAAAAGGGTACGGTAGCTTACGGTATGGGGGCGGACCTTCCTTACTTTATCGATCCTTTTTCAGGGGAGATCAGACAGACAGTCCTTGCAGACACAGAGCGGGCCGCCAGATTGGCCGAAAAATTAACAAACATCGATTGGGTGTCATCGCTGGGCCTCGCTTCTGATGTAACCTTGGAGCTATATGAACTCTACCAATTCTTAGCAATCAGAAAATATTCGAATAAGCCCATTTTGACCCATGCCGCAAACCCGGGAACACTGAAGCCTATGATCGACATGGCAGCTGCCCTCGCGGGGGGCCACGAGCAGCTCAGGCAGAAGCCCACTCTTGTGGTCTACACGGAACCGGTTTCTCCACTGGTACACGGCCGAGAATCTCTCGAGAAGCTCTTGCTGTGCGCTGAGTACGGGATTCCCGTTACCTACAGCACGGGCTCGATGTGCGGTGGGACCGCCCCAGCTACACTCGCTGCCGGAATCGCCATGGCCAACGCCGAGTGCCTGACAGGTCTGGTGATTCACCAGTTGAAAAAGCCGGGTGCGCCGTTTATCCACGGGATGATGGTAGGTGTGTTGGACATGCGGACGGGCTTCTCGCCGTACGGGGGGCCCGAAATGACCCTCGCTCACACCATCGGAGGACAGTTAGGGCACTTCTATCGGCTGCCTACTTTTGGCACTGCAGGCTATACTGACGCGCTGGCGGTCGACGCCCAGGCCGGGTTAGATGCTGCATATTCCATCCTGCTAGCCGCATTGAGCGACACAAACTTGGTGCACGACTGCGGATACATGGGAAACGGCTTTCTGGGCAGCCTGGAGCAACTCATCCTGGCCGACGAATTGATCGGTTTTGTAAAAAGGTTCATGGAAGGGAGCAAACCAGACGAAGAGGAATTTTGTATAGAGCTGATCGAACGAATCGGCCCTGGCGGAGATTACCAGTCCGATCAGCTTGCAAAAGAGTTGGAAAGGGATCACTGGTGCCCCCGGTATTTGAACCGCAAGAACTTCCATCGCTGGCAGAGGACGGGTGGCAGTACCCTGGTCGAAATCCTGCATGAAGGAGTCCTCGACCTGCTGAGGAAGGAAGCGGAAATCATTTTGAGCGAAACCGAGATGGAGGAACTTGAGAGAATCATCGCCGAAAATGAAGCCCGTATTAAGAAAGAAAAGAGGGGGGATTAGAAGTGAGCGAGGATCTGATTGCAAGGATTAAAGAAGCAGTGATAAAAGGCGCAAAGGATGTGTCATTACCTCTGGTTGAGGAGGTCATTGCCAACGGGGTTACAGCCGAAAGGATCTTGGAGGATGCTCTGACCCCGGCTATGCTTGAGCTCGGCAAGATGTGGAACAGGGGTGAGATTTTTATCCCCGAAGTGATGGGCGGAGCCCAGGTTTTCAACTAGCGGACTACCTTGTGCCGCACCTCGCCGGCCGGGTGGTTGAGGAAAGCCTGGGGACAATCGTCCTCGGTACGGTGAAGGGCGACCTACATAACATTGGGGAAAAACCTTGTCTCGATCATGATGCGCACCGCCGGCTTCAATGTAATCGACCTGGGAGTGGACGTCCTCAAGGTTTATCGACGAGGCATTGCAGAACAAGCCAGGTAATAGGAATGAGCGCTCTACTTACGACTACAATGATGAAGCAGAAAAAGCTGACACCCTGGTGGGATCTGTTAGGGAACCAGGAAAACACCCTGGCTTCGCGTACCAAGAAGCAGCGAGCTCGACGGGGCGGTCCAGGGAAAGCATATAGCACAATTTTCATGCCCCGGTGGAGGCGCAGGCGCCATGAGTCACTTGGGGGAGGAAAAGCGGTGTACATTGCCAATCTCGGCCAAAATGGTCATGATGCTCACCACATCCAGGCCCGGAACGCCGAGCAAGAACCGGACTTGCAGCTGGGTTTTAGCCTGGGCGCAGAGTTCTCCCTCCAAGGCTTTAAGCTCCTTTTTTAAAGCGGTTTTTGTTTGATATGTCTCTTTGCAGTAGACTTCTTAAAAACCTTTGGAGGTGATGTTTGTGAAAGAACTTTTGGTCGAAATTAAGGAACAGGTAATGGCTGGTGAAGAAGAAGTTACTGTTGCCCTCGTCGCCAAAGCATTGAAGAGCGGAGTTTCACCCCAGGCCATTCTTCAGGAAGCTCTTACAGAAGCAATGACAGAGCTTGGAGAGGGATGGAACAGGGGAGAGGTTTTTATTCCTGAGGTGATGGCTGCCGCCCAGGTCTTTCAGGCGGCTGCTGACTACCTCGAGCCTCACCTAGTAACCGGGGGCTCTGACGTTCAGCACTTGGGAACTGTGGTCATCGGAACAGTCAAAGGCGACATTCACAATCTCGGCAAAAACCTGGTGGCCGTCATGCTCCGCACCGCAGGCTTTAGGGTGTTTGATTTAGGTGTGGATGTCCCTGTGGAAAAATTTATCGATGAGGCCGTTGCCCATCAGGCGGAGATTATTGGGGCGAGCGCCTTGCTTACGACGACGATGATGGAGCAGAAAGAGCTGATTAAGACTTTAGAGAAAAGAGGGCTTAAGGAAAGATTCAAGGTGATGGTGGGAGGAGCGCCTGTGACTGAGAAGTGGGCTCACGAGATTGGAGCAGACGGTTATGGCCGTAGTGCTGCAGAAGCTGTGGAACTCGCCAAAAAGCTTGTTGGACGTTCAGAGTAGAGGAGGGAAAGCGATGGCCAAGTTCACCTTTGAGAAGATGCCCCGTTTGATTTTTCTTACTCCTCAAGAAGTGGAAAGGGTTCATGAAGAGGCATTAAAGGTCTTAGAAAATGTAGGGGTCTACTTCGATTCTGAGGAAGCCTTGAAAATCCTTGAAGAAGCAGGGTGTAAAGTAGACAAGGAAAAGAAGATTGTCAAGTTTCCTCCTTCTCTGGTGGTGGAGTCAATTGAGGCTGCTCCAGAGACCATAGCCATCTTTGACCGTGATGGGGAATTTTACGCTGAACTGGGAAACAACACCAATTATTTTGATCCAGGGTCTGCGGCAATACGGGTGCTTCTAGATGATGGCATCACTGTGCGCGACTCCACCAGTGCAGACATGAAGGCTGTTGTTAAAATCACCGACTTTTTGTCCCAAATCGACTTCCAGACCACTGCCCTGGTTTGCTCTGACATTCCTTACGAAGTTGGGGATCTTTACAGACTCTACCTGGTGATGAAAGAGTCGAAAAAACCGGTTACTGCTGGAGCCTTCAGTGTCCCTGGCGTGCGCTGGATGAGGGAGCTATTAAAGGCAGTGAGGGACTCTTACGACGAGGTGGAGAAAAAGCCTTACGCTATTTTTACTATTTGTCCTTCCCCCCCGCTGAAGTGGACTCACATCAGCGCCCAGAACATCATCGACTGCGCCAGGTTTGGGCTTCCAATTGAATTTATCTCCATGTCGATGCTTGGTGCTGCCTCTCCAGCCACCATTATCGGCTCTGTGGTCCAGGATGTAGCCGAGACCCTTAGCGGCCTCACCCTTGCCCAGGTGGTCAGAAAAGGTATCCCGGTGATCTATGGAGGGGCCCCGGTGGTCTTTGATATGCGGACAGGGACCACTCCGATGTCTGCGGTGGAGGCGGTGATGATTTCCTGTGTTTGTGCCCAGGTAGCTAAGTACTACGGGCTACCTACCCATACCTATGCTGCTCTCTCAGACGCCAAAATTGTCGATGCCCAGGCTGGTTTTGAAACAGCCCTGAGCGGGATTTTGGCTGCCCTCGCTGGGATCAACGTGATCTCGGGGGCCGGGATCCTCGATTTTGTGGGCACCTTTTCTCTGGAGAAGCTAGTCATAGATGCTGAAGTCATTGGGATGATCAAAAGGGTCACCAGGGGCATCCTTGTCAATGAAGAAACCCTGGCAGCAGAACTGTTCCAGCAGGTAGGGCCAGGTGGGGACTTCCTCTCCACAAAGCACACCAGACATTGGTTCAAGAAAGAGCAGTACTTTGTGGGCCCAGTTGTGGATCGCAAAGACAGAGCAGCCTGGGAGCAGGAAGGGAGTAAGGACATTTTTAGGAGAGCGCGCGAGCAGGTTAAGGCGATTCTTCAGAGCCATCCGGGAACCCCACTGTCTCAGGAGAAGGAACATAGCCTCGAAGCTGCCTTGCTAGCGGTGGCCAAAGAAGCAGGGGTGGAAGTCCCTGTTTAGTTTAAATTCTTGATGAAGGGAGCGAATGATGAGCACTGCTGCTGCTCTTTGCTGTAGTGGAGGATTCTAAAGGTACGAGAGATCCACCTTTGCCCTGGCAGGGCCACCGTAGCCGGGCCAGCTACCCGTCGGTACGGGGCCACCACCTGACCCCGATAGGAAAGCCCCAGACAGGCTCCGACTACCCGAATCTCCATCTCGCGGCCGGCCAAAGTCCAGTGCACGCCGTAACGCACACCTTCGTAGGCTATGAATCCGTCCCGCTGGACTTTGCGCCGCGCCACCAGGAAGGGGGCGAGTCTGGCTGGCTCCGGCAGGGCTACAGGTGCTTTTCTTGCCGCAAGATCTAGGGGTGTTTACTGGTGGTGCCGTGGCACCTTAGTAGCGCCACCTCCTGGCACCAGGCCAAGACCTGGCGGTTGAGGTCGTCCAGGTCGGTGAACTTCCGCCGGGACCAAAAAGCCTGCGCTTGACATAGTTTGTTTGCCCGACTCCACCTTGTCCGGCGGTAGGGCCGGCATATCGTTGGCAAGAAGCCCATGACCTTGCGCAAGTTCACGAGCAGGGGATGCCATATCGGACGGCTAGCTGCACCGGTGTGAAGGTTTTCACTTCCGCCCGGGGTACGAACTCCACGTACATGTCCCGGGAGCAGCACAGTGTTATCACGAAACCCGGAGTTCGACAGTTGCAAGGCAATTGAACTGCGTTTTGATTGGAGCAGTGCTTGATTTTCAAGGCTTGGCGGGGTTTACAGGTGGATGGTATCAAGAAGTTACATAGGCCACGATTTACAGCTTTTTGTTGCCAGTTCGCTAGTATACGATCTCAAGGCCAGGTGCTCCAAGGCAAGGTGCTTTACAACTTCGGCCGCGAGGAGGAGGTCGACCGGGAGGCTTTAAAGCGGCTGGTAGCAAGCATCAACTGTTTCCTTGGCCCGAAAGAGGTACTAAGAAAGCAGGCATGAGAAACACAAGGC encodes the following:
- a CDS encoding corrinoid protein, with the translated sequence MPIFEELAKSVVNGDVERVRELTRQAITAGEDPLEVINNGLIVGMNIVGPRFKAGEMFIPEVLMCARAMQAGMELLKPLLVGQDVPVIGKVVLGTVKDDLHDIGKNLVAMMLESSGFTVINLGVNISPEQFVEATKENQPDIVGMSALLTTTMEMMRNTIEALKEANLREQVKVIIGGAPVSQEFAYEIGADGYAPDAASAVELCKKLLGK
- a CDS encoding trimethylamine--corrinoid methyltransferase — translated: MLLEPKVFTDKQIEELHSKTLDLLETMGVTFHHRESRELLARHGAEVDGSVVKIPARLVEEALSLAPSEFTLIARNRDRSVRIGNGSLVFVPTGGEVYVHDIKNGRRPGTLQDLINFIKLEQSSEHIEISDASIVDPADLRGDAKVCISMLECIRNSDKPLEGMSDGRRQSEICLEMARIATEPADGEFFIIAIVNSFSPMGWDNSMLEAIHTYAGAGQPVVVTACSMAGLTSPASLAGTLVQNNAEILAGIVLAELIKPGTPVVYGNTSSIADMKTTILCTGAPENALILTAACQLARYYKLPFRGGGGLTDAKVVDVQAGIEATTNLLFTFANKVDYVLHGLGMVDSFLTVSYEKWIVDDEICGRIKRLLRGIESLTDDDIQSIRETGFAGNFLEHPSTITRFRTEFYTPVVSDRTNWSTWSASGKSVLDSAHETWKKRLAEFVAPDLPKAIEKSLLAYIEKECR
- a CDS encoding corrinoid protein, producing MKELLVEIKEQVMAGEEEVTVALVAKALKSGVSPQAILQEALTEAMTELGEGWNRGEVFIPEVMAAAQVFQAAADYLEPHLVTGGSDVQHLGTVVIGTVKGDIHNLGKNLVAVMLRTAGFRVFDLGVDVPVEKFIDEAVAHQAEIIGASALLTTTMMEQKELIKTLEKRGLKERFKVMVGGAPVTEKWAHEIGADGYGRSAAEAVELAKKLVGRSE